A window of Indicator indicator isolate 239-I01 chromosome 40, UM_Iind_1.1, whole genome shotgun sequence contains these coding sequences:
- the MCL1 gene encoding induced myeloid leukemia cell differentiation protein Mcl-1: MFAVKRNAVISFNLYCGGGPALPPASPGADPAPPPPPPASAAEVPRALDGEGGRRWATAGPPEAPRALIGCGAAPPAARWSPEQELDGCEPDCDRGPGGGSLPSTPPGPPDELWQDSLELISRYLREVAGEAEPSVKKLFPGLLGGPGRPGGSGDAVMEKALETLRRVGNGILKKHELAFQGMLRKLEIQKEEDLQSLCEVAAHMFSDGVTNWGRVVTLISFGAFVAKHLKSIKQEQCISSLATIITHVLVSSKREWLTSQGGWEGFVDFFRVEDMEGSIRKMLMALAGVAGVGASLAYMIR, translated from the exons ATGTTCGCCGTGAAGAGGAACGCCGTCATCAGCTTCAACCTCTACTGCGGCGGCGGCCCGGCCCTGCCGCCCGCCTCACCGGGGGCAGACCCAgcaccgccgccgccgccccccgccAGCGCCGCCGAGGTCCCGCGGGCCCtggatggggagggggggaggcgCTGGGCCACCGCCGGTCCCCCCGAGGCTCCCCGCGCGCTGATTGGTTGCGGCGCGGCCCCCCCGGCGGCTCGCTGGAGCCCCGAGCAGGAGCTGGACGGCTGCGAACCCGACTGCGATCGCGGCCCGGGCGGGGGGTCCCTTCCCTCCACGCCGCCCGGGCCCCCCGACGAGCTGTGGCAGGACTCGTTGGAGCTCATCAGTCGCTACCTACGGGAAGTGGCGGGGGAAGCCGAGCCTAGCGTCAAGAAGCTTTTCCCGGGGTTGCTGGGCGGACCCGGCCGGCCCGGCGGATCGGGCGATGCCGTgatggagaaggctctggaaacGCTGCGGAGGGTCGGCAACGGCATCCTGAAGAAACACGAACTCGCCTTTCAGG GGATGCTTCGGAAGCTGGAGATCCAGAAGGAGGAGGACCTGCAGTCCTTGTGTGAAGTGGCTGCCCACATGTTCAGCGACGGGGTGACAAACTGGGGTCGGGTGGTGACTCTCATCTCCTTTGGGGCCTTCGTTGCCAAGCACCTGAAGAGCATCAAGCAGGAGCAGTGCATCAGCTCCCTGGCCACCATCATCACCCACGTCCTCGTCTCGTCCAAGCGCGAGTGGCTGACGAGCCAGGGAGGTTGG gAGGGCTTTGTGGATTTCTTTCGAGTGGAGGACATGGAAGGCAGCATCAGGAAGATGCTGATGGCGCTGGCAGGCGTGGCTGGGGTGGGTGCAAGCTTGGCCTACATGATCCGGTGA
- the ENSA gene encoding alpha-endosulfine has product MAAPIGTSARPGDAGQEKQDTQEKETVSPERAEEAKLKAKYPNLGQKPGGSDFLMKRLQKGQKYFDSGDYNMAKAKMKNKQLPSVGPDKNLVTGDHIPTPQDLPQRKSSLVTSKLAG; this is encoded by the exons ATGGCAGCCCCGATCGGTACCAGCGCCCGCCCGGGAGACGCTGGACAGGAGAAACAG gacACCCAAGAGAAGGAAACTGTCAGCCCTGAGAGAGCAGAAGAGGCAAAGCTGAAGGCCAAATACCCCAACCTAGGCCAGAAACCTGGAGGCTCTGACTTCCTCATGAAGAGGCTGCAGAAAGGG caAAAGTACTTTGACTCTGGTGACTACAACATGGCCAAGGCAAAGATGAAGAACAAGCAGTTACCAAGTGTGGGGCCAGACAAGAACCTGGTGACAGGAGACCACATCCCCACTCCTCAGGACCTCCCACAGAGAAAATCTTCACTTGTAACCAGCAAGCTGGCAGGGTAG
- the GOLPH3L gene encoding Golgi phosphoprotein 3-like: MTTLTRRARRAEAGGNSHKKPDGEEDGAADRDLNEEDPDDSKDIRLTLMEEVLLLGLKDKEGYTSFWNDCISSGLRGGILIELALRGRIHLEPLSLRRKRLLERKVLLKSDAPTGDVLLDETLRHIKATEPAETVQTWIELLTGETWNPFKLQYQLRNVRERLAKALVEKGILTTEKQNFLLFDMTTHPVSNASEKQRLVKKLQESLLERWVNDPQRMERRTLALLVLAHSSDVLENVFTSLADDKYDLAMNRTKDLLDMDPEVEASKAKGAEMIWAVLAAFNKS, from the exons ATGACGACACTGACACGCCGAGCACGGCGCGCTGAGGCGGGAGGAAACTCACACAAGAAGCCTGATGGtgaggaggatggagctgcagacagagaCCTGAACGAGGAGGATCCTGATGATTCCAAAGATATCCGCCTCACACTCATGGAGGAGGTGCTGCTTCTGGGGCTGAAGGACAAGGAG GGGTACACCTCCTTCTGGAATGACTGCATCTCCTCAGGCCTGCGGGGTGGCATCCTCATCGAGCTGGCTCTGCGTGGCCGGATCCACCTGGAGCCACTCTCCCTCaggaggaagaggctgctggagaggaag GTGCTCTTGAAGTCAGATGCCCCCACGGGTGATGTCCTGCTGGATGAGACCCTGCGACACATCAAGGCCACGGAGCCTGCAGAGACAGTGCAGACCTGGATAGAGCTGCTCACTG GGGAGACCTGGAACCCCTTCAAGCTGCAGTACCAGCTGCGGAACGTGCGAGAGCGCCTGGCCAAGGCGCTGGTGGAGAAGGGAATCCTCACCACGGAgaagcagaacttcctcctcttcGACATGACCACGCACCCCGTCAGCAACGCCTCCGAGAAGCAGCGCCTGGtgaagaagctgcaggagagcCTCCTGGAGCGCTGGGTGAACGACCCCCAGCGCATGGAGCGCAGGACTCTGGCTCTCCTGGTGCTGGCCCACTCCTCAGACGTGCTGGAGAACGTTTTCACCAGCCTGGCGGATGACAAATACGATCTGGCGATGAACAGGACCAAGGACCTCCTCGATATGGACCCTGAGGTGGAAGCTTCCAAAGCCAAGGGTGCAGAGATGATCTGGGCTGTCCTGGCAGCTTTCAATAAGTCCTAA